From Hymenobacter sedentarius, a single genomic window includes:
- a CDS encoding SUMF1/EgtB/PvdO family nonheme iron enzyme: MNKLLAISLFAISGALLGGCGFGKGPQGELVGSDDRPIFNPQEVPFGMVPCPGGTFHMGQTDQDISASMVNMNKQVTIAGFYMDETEITNNEYRQFMDNIKQDSLDVLGEEYVMTELYPDTTVWVRDFTYHMGDPLLEYYYTHPAFDDYPVVGVDWFAAKYFCNWRTKFRNAAREESGYANDPNFRLPSEAEWEYAARGGRDLATYPWGGPYLRNTKGCMLANFKPGRGDYASDGFAYTAEVGSFFPNDFGLYDMAGNVSEWCDDAYMEASVPVVWDLNPTNPDDNEPRKVVRGGSWKDIAYFLETGTRNFEYQDSARSYIGFRCSMIQIGMGSNNSLN; encoded by the coding sequence ATGAACAAGCTTCTAGCAATATCCCTTTTCGCTATCTCCGGGGCATTATTGGGCGGGTGTGGATTTGGTAAAGGACCTCAGGGCGAACTCGTTGGTTCTGACGACCGTCCTATCTTTAATCCTCAAGAGGTGCCGTTTGGGATGGTGCCTTGCCCGGGTGGTACGTTCCACATGGGCCAGACCGACCAGGACATTTCTGCCTCCATGGTAAACATGAACAAGCAGGTGACCATTGCCGGCTTCTACATGGACGAAACGGAAATCACCAACAATGAGTACCGCCAGTTCATGGACAACATCAAGCAAGACTCGCTGGATGTGCTGGGCGAAGAGTACGTGATGACGGAACTGTATCCGGATACCACCGTGTGGGTACGGGACTTTACCTACCACATGGGTGACCCATTGCTGGAGTACTACTATACGCACCCGGCTTTCGACGACTATCCAGTAGTTGGAGTGGATTGGTTTGCTGCGAAGTATTTCTGCAACTGGCGCACCAAGTTCCGGAATGCGGCACGTGAGGAAAGTGGTTATGCCAACGACCCCAACTTCCGTCTGCCTTCCGAAGCGGAGTGGGAGTATGCTGCTCGTGGTGGCCGCGACCTGGCTACCTACCCATGGGGCGGTCCTTACTTGCGTAACACCAAAGGCTGCATGCTGGCGAACTTTAAGCCAGGCCGGGGTGATTATGCTTCCGATGGCTTTGCCTATACGGCTGAAGTAGGTTCGTTCTTCCCCAACGACTTCGGCCTGTACGACATGGCCGGCAACGTGTCGGAATGGTGTGATGATGCTTATATGGAGGCTTCGGTTCCGGTAGTATGGGACTTGAACCCAACCAATCCAGATGATAACGAGCCTCGCAAAGTAGTTCGGGGTGGTTCGTGGAAGGACATTGCTTACTTCCTCGAAACCGGTACTCGCAACTTCGAATACCAAGACTCTGCTCGCTCATACATCGGCTTCCGCTGCTCGATGATTCAGATTGGCATGGGTAGCAACAATTCCCTCAACTAA
- a CDS encoding uroporphyrinogen-III synthase has protein sequence MAESADKPGTGRHAKRITSILVTQPKPTNDVSPYFAIAEKYGIQVDFREFIDVQPVSYKDFRREKINIPDYTAVIFTSRNAVDHFFRICQEAKLEMPAEMKYFCISEQTANYLQKYIVLRKRKLFVGQRTAADLFEVIKKHKGENFLYPCSDIRKDDLPVFMRANNLKFSEAVIYRTVASDLSDLSDVKYDCIAFFSPSGISSLFINFPDFVQDGTRIAAFGPTTAKAVIDAGLILDIEAPHPNAPSMTGAIEAYIRRHSQPEVGKTSSKNANPKV, from the coding sequence ATGGCCGAGAGTGCAGATAAGCCGGGTACAGGCCGGCATGCCAAGCGCATCACAAGTATCCTGGTTACCCAGCCCAAGCCCACCAACGACGTATCTCCCTACTTCGCCATTGCCGAGAAATACGGCATCCAAGTCGATTTTAGAGAGTTCATCGACGTGCAGCCCGTATCCTACAAGGATTTTCGGCGCGAAAAAATAAATATACCGGACTACACGGCTGTTATTTTCACCAGCCGGAACGCCGTTGACCATTTTTTTCGCATCTGCCAAGAAGCCAAGCTGGAGATGCCGGCTGAGATGAAGTACTTCTGTATTTCAGAGCAGACCGCCAACTACTTGCAGAAGTACATCGTGCTTCGCAAGCGCAAGCTGTTTGTGGGCCAGCGCACCGCCGCCGACCTGTTTGAGGTAATCAAAAAGCACAAAGGGGAGAACTTCTTGTATCCCTGCTCCGACATTCGGAAGGACGACCTTCCAGTGTTTATGCGTGCCAACAACCTCAAGTTTTCGGAAGCAGTGATTTACCGGACCGTGGCCAGCGACCTGTCCGATTTGTCGGATGTGAAGTACGATTGCATCGCCTTCTTTAGCCCGTCCGGCATCAGCTCGCTTTTCATCAACTTTCCTGATTTTGTGCAGGATGGCACGCGCATTGCCGCGTTTGGCCCCACCACGGCCAAAGCCGTAATTGATGCGGGCCTAATTTTGGATATCGAAGCGCCTCACCCCAATGCCCCGTCGATGACTGGCGCAATCGAGGCTTATATCCGGCGGCATTCCCAGCCCGAAGTGGGAAAAACCAGCTCCAAGAACGCCAATCCAAAGGTCTAA
- the gldL gene encoding gliding motility protein GldL: MAAKGSFLYDTLMPKIYGIGAAVVIVGALFKIEHWNGADTMLIAGLSTEAVIFFLSAFQPQSKEHDWSLVYPELSEGYDPSTGNPSFSTDNSAKGLTMKLDDMLKNANVTPEALTNLGQGLNRLSTTTSQLSQLGEATNVTDEYTKKVRSAAESLDKINVAYGNTVEAISAMSNATSDAKEYHMQVQNVTKNLGALNAVYEMELQDANTHLKSMNQFYGTLSKAMDNMTQAGKDTEQFQKQVSDLTSNLTSLNRVYGNMLNAMRAPAQA; this comes from the coding sequence ATGGCAGCTAAAGGAAGTTTTCTCTACGATACGCTGATGCCCAAAATCTATGGCATCGGTGCAGCAGTTGTAATCGTCGGTGCACTATTCAAAATTGAACACTGGAACGGTGCTGACACGATGCTTATCGCAGGTTTGAGCACGGAAGCCGTTATCTTCTTCCTCAGCGCATTCCAACCGCAGTCGAAGGAGCACGATTGGTCGTTGGTATACCCCGAATTGAGCGAAGGCTATGACCCTTCGACGGGCAACCCTAGCTTCTCGACCGATAATTCGGCCAAGGGCCTGACCATGAAGTTGGACGACATGCTGAAGAACGCCAACGTTACTCCCGAGGCGCTCACCAACCTGGGCCAAGGCTTGAACCGTCTTAGCACCACCACTTCGCAGCTTTCGCAATTGGGCGAGGCTACCAACGTGACCGACGAATACACCAAGAAGGTGCGTTCGGCTGCTGAGTCGCTCGATAAAATCAACGTGGCCTATGGTAATACGGTAGAAGCTATTTCGGCCATGTCGAATGCTACTTCCGATGCCAAAGAGTACCACATGCAGGTACAGAACGTGACCAAGAATCTGGGCGCTCTGAACGCTGTTTACGAAATGGAGCTGCAGGACGCCAACACGCACCTGAAGTCCATGAACCAGTTCTACGGTACGCTCAGCAAGGCCATGGATAACATGACCCAGGCTGGCAAGGACACCGAACAGTTCCAGAAGCAAGTATCTGATTTGACGAGCAACCTCACATCGCTCAACCGTGTGTACGGCAACATGCTGAACGCCATGCGGGCTCCGGCCCAAGCCTAA
- the uvrC gene encoding excinuclease ABC subunit UvrC, with the protein MAAKEHLQAQISALPHKPGVYKYFDDEGIIYVGKAIDLRKRVSSYFTKQDHNKKTQQLVKNIKRIEFTIVDSESDAFLLENNLIKQHQPKYNILLKDGKTYPYICLTNERFPRLIPTRNKINDGSRYYGPYANGTALNVLLELIRALYPLRTCNFNLSPQNVAAGKFKVCLEYHLGNCKGPCENHEDEAQYNGYIQQIRNILNGDLRVPKQYFREQMTAAAQDMQYELAHQFKVKLDKIEAFQVKSTIVHATLTNIDVFAIASNEKSAFITYLKVMNGAIILTQSLEVQKKLDEEDAEILAPLVMQMRQEFESESREILTNVALELPLPGVTVSIPQIGDKRKLIELALKNVLYARKEKESMNDRSKDLNEVRIMETIKKDLRLTELPKHIECFDNSNFQGDNPVAAMVCFRNAKPSKKDYRHYHIKTVVGPNDFDSMYEVVSRRYRRLVDEGASLPQLVIVDGGKGQLSMAVKALKDLNLWGQIPVIGIAKRLEEIYVPNDPLPLYIDKKSESLRLFQRMRDEVHRFGITFHRSRRDAATLKTELTDVKGLGPITADKLLNKFKSVKKIRELTEAELIAEVGKAKAKVLQNYFAENEAPTHPMPARQLPS; encoded by the coding sequence ATGGCCGCCAAAGAGCACCTGCAAGCCCAAATAAGCGCCCTGCCCCACAAGCCCGGCGTGTACAAGTATTTTGACGATGAGGGCATTATCTACGTGGGCAAGGCCATCGACCTGCGCAAGCGGGTGAGCAGCTACTTCACCAAGCAAGACCACAACAAGAAAACCCAGCAACTGGTCAAGAACATCAAGCGCATCGAATTCACGATTGTGGACTCCGAATCCGATGCCTTTCTGCTCGAGAACAACCTCATCAAACAGCACCAGCCCAAGTACAACATCCTGCTCAAGGATGGCAAAACGTATCCGTACATCTGTCTGACCAACGAGCGGTTCCCGCGTCTCATTCCCACCCGCAACAAGATTAACGACGGCTCGCGCTACTACGGCCCTTACGCCAATGGCACGGCCCTGAACGTGCTCCTGGAGCTCATCCGGGCACTATACCCATTGCGCACCTGCAACTTCAACCTGAGCCCGCAAAACGTGGCTGCCGGTAAGTTTAAGGTTTGCCTGGAGTACCACTTGGGCAATTGCAAGGGCCCTTGCGAAAACCACGAGGACGAAGCCCAGTACAACGGCTACATCCAGCAAATCCGCAACATCCTCAACGGTGACCTGCGCGTGCCCAAGCAGTACTTCCGCGAGCAGATGACTGCCGCTGCCCAGGACATGCAATACGAGCTGGCACACCAGTTCAAGGTCAAGCTCGATAAGATTGAGGCCTTCCAGGTGAAGAGCACCATCGTTCACGCTACACTGACCAACATCGACGTGTTTGCCATCGCCAGCAACGAGAAATCGGCCTTTATCACCTACCTCAAGGTGATGAACGGCGCCATCATTCTCACCCAGTCGCTGGAAGTGCAGAAGAAGCTGGACGAGGAGGATGCCGAAATCCTAGCGCCCTTGGTGATGCAGATGCGCCAGGAATTCGAAAGCGAATCCCGCGAAATACTCACCAACGTGGCCCTGGAACTCCCCCTGCCAGGCGTCACCGTATCAATACCTCAAATTGGCGATAAGCGCAAGCTTATTGAGCTGGCCCTTAAGAACGTGCTTTACGCCCGCAAGGAAAAGGAAAGCATGAACGACCGCAGCAAGGACCTCAACGAGGTGCGCATCATGGAAACCATCAAGAAGGACCTGCGCCTCACCGAGCTCCCGAAACACATCGAGTGCTTCGACAACTCCAACTTCCAGGGCGACAACCCCGTGGCCGCGATGGTTTGCTTCCGCAACGCGAAGCCCAGCAAGAAGGACTACCGCCACTACCACATCAAGACCGTCGTGGGCCCCAACGACTTTGATTCCATGTACGAAGTGGTATCGCGCCGTTATCGCCGCCTTGTTGATGAAGGAGCCAGCCTACCCCAGCTTGTTATCGTCGACGGCGGCAAAGGTCAGCTCAGCATGGCCGTAAAGGCCTTGAAGGACTTAAACCTTTGGGGGCAGATTCCCGTCATCGGCATCGCCAAGCGCCTGGAGGAAATCTACGTGCCCAACGACCCGCTGCCGCTCTACATCGACAAGAAAAGCGAATCCCTGCGCCTATTCCAGCGCATGCGCGACGAAGTGCACCGTTTCGGCATCACCTTCCACCGCTCCCGCCGCGACGCGGCCACCCTAAAAACGGAGCTAACCGATGTAAAAGGCCTCGGCCCCATTACCGCCGACAAGCTCCTCAACAAATTCAAATCGGTCAAAAAAATCCGGGAGCTCACCGAGGCCGAGCTCATTGCTGAGGTGGGTAAAGCCAAAGCCAAGGTTCTCCAGAATTACTTCGCCGAAAACGAGGCGCCCACCCACCCCATGCCCGCCAGACAGCTTCCCAGCTAA
- the gldM gene encoding gliding motility protein GldM, producing the protein MAGGKETPRQKMIGMMYLVLTALLALQVNSAILLKFKFIDDSLLSVNDKTSVAADGTVKGIQAAVVKNQNQARDQAVLKQSEEIRQKTKDIVAYLRDVREQLLKATENTAGEVKNMSGEDKVAITMLGGKKNGIAYTTMKPKLNEYAEYMKQFVPSATPLALDAKEDARVTEKSQKTKNFAELNFENTPVVAALATISQKETEILKMEAEALQKQAEKVGAKTIVFDKIGAFASAESNTVAAGTKYKAELFLTASASSISPRMTLNGSPIPVGPDGHGKIEFTARPGNFDASGNAKAFWTGTIRFNQNGRDTTFTKKVEYTVTKPVMQIQSASVQALYFKCGNKLNVSVPALGAQYKPSFSASGASVLPGAKTGDVTLVPNSKEVTLNVSSGGNAIGSQTFQVRPIPKPTIECFVGGRQVNEKQGTPGTAVRSMTLRAIPDAGFATFLPDDARYRVSRYEVTLVRGRRPAIATRTVNGPEANLSDIVNAYREGDRIYIEVKEVQRLNFQGNIETVNVSKQFNVPLL; encoded by the coding sequence ATGGCAGGCGGAAAAGAAACTCCGCGGCAGAAGATGATTGGCATGATGTACCTCGTGCTAACGGCTCTTCTGGCGCTTCAAGTGAACTCAGCAATTCTGCTGAAGTTCAAGTTTATTGACGACAGCTTGCTGAGCGTCAATGACAAAACATCGGTTGCTGCCGACGGTACCGTGAAAGGTATTCAGGCGGCGGTGGTGAAAAACCAGAACCAAGCCCGTGACCAGGCCGTGTTGAAGCAAAGCGAGGAAATTCGTCAGAAGACGAAGGACATCGTCGCTTACCTGCGCGATGTGCGTGAGCAGCTTTTGAAGGCTACTGAAAACACTGCAGGTGAGGTTAAGAACATGAGCGGTGAAGACAAGGTAGCCATCACCATGCTCGGTGGTAAGAAGAACGGCATCGCCTACACCACCATGAAGCCCAAGCTGAACGAGTACGCTGAGTACATGAAGCAGTTTGTGCCTTCGGCCACTCCGCTGGCGCTTGACGCCAAGGAGGATGCCCGGGTGACGGAAAAATCGCAGAAAACCAAAAACTTCGCTGAGCTCAACTTCGAGAATACCCCTGTAGTTGCCGCCTTGGCCACCATCTCCCAAAAGGAAACGGAAATCCTGAAGATGGAAGCCGAAGCATTGCAGAAGCAAGCGGAGAAAGTAGGTGCCAAAACCATCGTATTTGACAAAATTGGTGCTTTTGCTAGCGCTGAATCGAACACGGTAGCTGCTGGTACTAAATACAAAGCTGAGCTTTTCCTAACGGCATCAGCTTCGAGCATTAGCCCACGGATGACGTTGAATGGTTCGCCCATCCCCGTTGGTCCCGACGGCCATGGCAAGATTGAGTTTACGGCTCGCCCAGGCAACTTTGATGCTTCCGGCAACGCCAAGGCTTTCTGGACCGGTACCATCCGTTTCAACCAGAATGGACGGGATACTACTTTCACAAAGAAGGTGGAGTATACCGTTACCAAACCAGTTATGCAGATTCAGTCGGCTTCGGTACAGGCCCTGTATTTCAAGTGCGGCAACAAGCTCAACGTATCAGTGCCTGCTTTGGGTGCTCAATACAAGCCTAGCTTCTCGGCTTCGGGTGCCTCCGTGCTGCCTGGTGCCAAGACCGGCGACGTAACCCTGGTGCCCAACTCTAAAGAAGTAACCTTGAACGTGAGCAGCGGCGGCAACGCCATCGGCTCGCAGACGTTCCAGGTTCGTCCCATCCCCAAGCCTACCATTGAATGCTTCGTAGGTGGCCGTCAGGTAAACGAAAAGCAGGGTACTCCCGGTACTGCTGTGCGCTCGATGACGCTGCGTGCTATTCCCGACGCTGGCTTTGCCACTTTCCTGCCGGATGATGCCCGGTACCGTGTGTCTCGCTACGAGGTAACGCTGGTACGCGGCCGCCGCCCTGCCATTGCTACGAGAACGGTAAACGGTCCCGAGGCTAACCTTAGCGATATTGTGAATGCTTACCGCGAAGGCGACCGCATCTACATCGAAGTGAAGGAAGTACAGCGCTTGAACTTCCAGGGCAATATTGAGACGGTGAATGTGTCCAAGCAATTCAACGTGCCCCTGCTATAA
- a CDS encoding penicillin-binding protein 1A, translated as MPTSSPARRPKPTPLKTVRKGRFMAFTRTMWLLFGAGVVGLGLFVLAVSGNFLNLFGRMPNLKTLENPRSELASEIYSADGVLLGKYFRENRTPVEFKDLPQNLIDALIATEDVRFEQHSGIDMKSVFRAVAGVATFNHNGGGSTLTQQVAKVLFRTRGDLNDGTLNGTGKVGLLITKAKEWILAIRLERNYTKREIMRMYLNTVEYGSNSFGINTAAKTFFNKKPKELTTPEAATLVGIVNAPGRFSPVAHPQRSKRRRNWVLRQMAKSHYITAAELAADTAKPIVLHYSVENPAKGLAPYFRAEVAKSLLAWAKETDHDLYADGLKIYTTIDSRMQAYAEKSVAEHLALQQKWFTAHWKGQLPWRDETGKVIPDFLNTAMRRTQRYKSLMNIYDGNRDSVNYYLHKKYKMPVFTWQGEKEMLMSPLDSLAYYKRYLQAGFMAMNPLNGQVKAWVGGPNYKFFKFDHVRQGKRQPGSTFKPIVYTAAIDQGFSPCYPRPDVATTFPAVAGREAYTPKNFEGGFTGRVFTLRQALARSMNSITAWLVMKLTPETVATYAKRLGITSPVDAVPSMGFGTSDCSIFELCGVYSTFVNKGVWTAPIMVTRIEDKNGNVLREFVPQTKEVLSEETAYIMTNMLQASTTEPGGTSTILHTGFNFPYEIGAKTGTTSNYSDAWFMGITPDLVCGMWVGGEDRSIHFRTGAYGQGARLALPLYGLFMQKVYKDKSIGISTAPFPKPAAPLSIEIDCSKYYGGQRDTIPDAQKLNRRDPVDLSEEDI; from the coding sequence ATGCCCACTTCCTCCCCCGCCCGCCGCCCCAAGCCGACGCCCCTGAAAACTGTGCGCAAGGGGCGGTTTATGGCGTTCACGCGCACCATGTGGCTGCTGTTTGGCGCCGGCGTGGTGGGGCTGGGCTTGTTTGTGCTGGCGGTGAGCGGCAACTTTCTGAATTTGTTTGGGCGCATGCCCAACCTCAAAACCCTGGAAAATCCCCGCTCGGAGCTGGCCTCAGAAATTTATTCGGCCGATGGGGTTTTACTGGGCAAATACTTCCGCGAGAACCGCACGCCGGTGGAGTTCAAGGACCTGCCCCAGAACCTGATTGATGCCCTGATTGCCACCGAAGACGTCCGCTTTGAGCAGCACTCGGGCATCGACATGAAAAGCGTGTTCAGGGCCGTGGCCGGCGTGGCCACGTTCAACCACAACGGCGGCGGCTCCACGCTCACCCAGCAGGTGGCCAAGGTGTTGTTCCGCACCCGGGGCGACCTCAACGACGGTACCCTAAACGGCACCGGCAAAGTGGGCCTGCTCATCACCAAGGCCAAGGAGTGGATTCTGGCCATCCGCCTGGAGCGGAACTACACCAAGCGCGAAATCATGCGCATGTACCTCAACACTGTGGAGTATGGCTCCAACTCCTTTGGCATCAACACAGCCGCCAAAACCTTCTTCAACAAGAAGCCCAAGGAGCTGACCACGCCCGAGGCCGCCACCCTGGTGGGCATCGTGAACGCGCCCGGGCGCTTTAGCCCCGTGGCCCACCCGCAGCGCTCCAAGAGGCGCCGCAACTGGGTGCTGCGCCAAATGGCCAAGTCCCACTACATCACCGCCGCGGAGCTGGCCGCCGACACAGCCAAGCCCATTGTGCTGCACTACTCGGTGGAGAACCCGGCCAAAGGTCTGGCGCCGTATTTCCGGGCCGAGGTGGCGAAGTCGCTGCTGGCCTGGGCCAAGGAAACCGACCACGACCTCTACGCCGACGGCCTGAAAATCTACACCACCATCGATTCGCGCATGCAGGCCTACGCCGAGAAATCGGTGGCCGAGCACCTGGCCCTGCAGCAGAAGTGGTTCACCGCGCACTGGAAGGGCCAGCTGCCCTGGCGCGACGAAACCGGCAAGGTCATCCCCGACTTTCTGAACACGGCCATGCGGCGCACCCAGCGCTACAAGTCGCTGATGAACATCTACGACGGCAACCGCGATTCGGTGAATTATTACCTGCACAAGAAGTACAAGATGCCGGTGTTTACCTGGCAGGGCGAGAAGGAGATGCTGATGTCGCCGCTCGACTCGCTGGCCTACTACAAGCGTTACCTGCAAGCCGGCTTCATGGCCATGAACCCGCTCAATGGCCAGGTGAAGGCCTGGGTGGGCGGGCCCAACTACAAGTTCTTCAAGTTTGACCACGTGCGCCAGGGCAAGCGCCAGCCGGGCTCCACGTTCAAGCCCATTGTGTACACGGCGGCCATCGACCAGGGCTTTTCGCCTTGCTACCCGCGGCCCGATGTGGCCACCACGTTTCCGGCGGTAGCAGGCCGCGAGGCCTACACGCCCAAAAACTTCGAGGGCGGTTTTACGGGTCGCGTGTTTACCTTGCGCCAGGCCCTGGCCCGCTCCATGAACTCCATCACCGCCTGGCTGGTAATGAAGCTCACGCCCGAAACCGTCGCCACCTACGCCAAGCGCCTAGGCATCACCTCTCCGGTCGACGCCGTGCCGTCGATGGGCTTTGGCACGTCCGATTGCAGCATTTTCGAGTTGTGCGGGGTCTACTCTACGTTCGTCAACAAAGGCGTCTGGACGGCCCCCATCATGGTCACCCGCATCGAGGACAAGAACGGCAACGTGCTGCGCGAGTTTGTGCCCCAAACCAAAGAAGTGCTGAGCGAGGAAACGGCTTACATCATGACGAACATGCTGCAGGCCAGCACCACCGAGCCCGGCGGCACCAGCACCATCCTGCACACGGGCTTCAACTTCCCTTATGAAATCGGGGCCAAAACCGGCACCACCTCCAACTACTCCGACGCCTGGTTTATGGGCATCACCCCCGACCTCGTGTGCGGCATGTGGGTAGGCGGCGAAGACCGCAGCATTCACTTCCGCACCGGCGCTTACGGCCAGGGCGCGCGGCTGGCGCTGCCCCTCTACGGCCTGTTTATGCAGAAGGTGTACAAGGATAAGAGCATCGGCATCAGCACCGCCCCGTTCCCCAAGCCTGCCGCCCCACTCAGCATCGAAATCGACTGCTCGAAATACTACGGTGGCCAGCGCGACACCATTCCCGATGCGCAGAAGCTAAACCGCCGCGACCCGGTCGACTTGAGCGAGGAAGATATTTAG
- the gldN gene encoding gliding motility protein GldN, whose product MKSIHTLAAIAAGLSLSLTASAQEQATTATSTGSHRPIPPSDQMFRKSIWRQVDLREKQNKPMFSEGKEISRIILEAVKRGELQAYKSDSLTSTFNPQEVTGNMSYVDEGFKLSDEEKAAGFSEKDLNGGGSDDGWGTPAPKKGASKATAANTIRRPKLDKNGKQLKDKKGKVIMETVAAAPVAAPAPAGNEYRYKDLYEMEIKEDMIFDKKRSRMYHDIKSITLLVPSTLPSNTSGIEKPIGTFKYSDLVKVFRANPENAIWFNAENDAQHKNLADAFELWLFNSYITKVSNAGDSRLDDIYGGAQQGILAAQQTAADLIEYEYNLWSF is encoded by the coding sequence ATGAAATCTATTCACACCTTGGCTGCTATTGCTGCTGGTTTGTCGTTGTCGCTCACTGCTTCGGCCCAGGAGCAAGCCACTACGGCCACCAGCACGGGTTCGCACCGGCCCATTCCGCCTTCGGACCAAATGTTCCGCAAGAGCATCTGGCGCCAGGTCGACCTGCGCGAGAAGCAGAACAAACCCATGTTCTCGGAAGGCAAGGAAATCAGCCGCATCATCCTCGAAGCGGTGAAGCGCGGCGAACTGCAGGCTTACAAAAGCGACTCGCTTACTTCTACGTTCAACCCGCAAGAAGTAACCGGCAACATGTCTTACGTTGACGAAGGATTCAAGCTGAGCGACGAAGAGAAAGCCGCTGGTTTCAGTGAGAAAGACCTGAACGGTGGTGGCAGTGACGACGGCTGGGGCACTCCCGCTCCCAAAAAGGGCGCAAGCAAGGCCACTGCTGCCAACACCATTCGTCGGCCCAAGCTGGACAAGAACGGCAAGCAGCTGAAGGACAAAAAGGGCAAGGTGATTATGGAAACGGTAGCTGCTGCTCCCGTTGCTGCACCTGCTCCGGCTGGCAACGAGTACCGCTACAAGGATTTGTATGAGATGGAAATAAAGGAGGATATGATTTTCGACAAGAAACGGTCGAGAATGTATCATGACATTAAGTCCATTACGCTGCTGGTACCTTCGACACTGCCCTCGAACACTTCGGGTATTGAGAAGCCCATCGGTACGTTCAAGTACAGCGACTTGGTGAAGGTGTTCCGCGCTAACCCGGAGAACGCCATCTGGTTTAACGCCGAGAACGACGCGCAGCACAAGAACCTGGCTGACGCCTTCGAACTGTGGTTGTTTAACTCCTACATAACCAAAGTGTCGAACGCTGGCGACAGCCGTCTCGATGACATCTACGGCGGTGCCCAGCAAGGCATCCTCGCAGCCCAGCAGACCGCTGCTGACCTGATTGAATATGAGTACAACCTGTGGAGCTTCTAA
- a CDS encoding PorP/SprF family type IX secretion system membrane protein, whose translation MKVTLLATLLLSAAAGTALAQQQPQFTHYGLNGMYLNPAYAGIKGQGEVSLIGRYQYLNYSGTFDGGGSPRTGLVTVSLPVLALNGGVGLAVYYDQVGQSKMTNAALSYSQHIKLGSGKLGVGIQGIYTYLSKGTYNAIDPEDINVPKDASDSKFDAGAGVWYESPKLYAGLSLNNLARSEYSFKSAGTKGTASKYLAENHAYFTAGYNIDATSSVVVTPMVLVKAVLPGKFSSTSKFDNAKNYSFEGGVRATIDDKYWAGVNYRHQESFSGLLGLSFAKDNAMRVGYAFDFIAFNQDARAFSSHEIMLSYRLPKPGLATRPAIRTPRYSF comes from the coding sequence ATGAAAGTAACGCTACTCGCGACTCTGCTGCTCAGCGCAGCAGCTGGCACTGCGCTTGCCCAGCAGCAGCCCCAGTTCACGCATTACGGTCTCAATGGCATGTACCTGAACCCGGCCTACGCCGGCATCAAGGGGCAGGGTGAAGTTAGCCTGATTGGTCGCTACCAGTACTTGAACTATAGCGGTACCTTCGACGGCGGCGGTTCGCCACGCACGGGTCTGGTGACGGTTTCTTTGCCGGTTCTGGCCCTCAACGGCGGGGTGGGCCTGGCCGTGTACTACGACCAAGTGGGCCAGTCAAAAATGACCAATGCCGCCCTCTCGTATTCGCAGCACATCAAGTTGGGCTCTGGTAAGCTGGGCGTAGGCATTCAGGGCATCTATACCTATCTGAGCAAAGGCACTTACAATGCCATTGACCCGGAAGACATCAATGTGCCGAAAGATGCTTCCGACAGTAAGTTTGACGCCGGCGCTGGTGTGTGGTACGAGTCGCCCAAGCTCTACGCCGGCTTAAGTCTTAACAACCTTGCTCGCTCCGAGTACTCGTTTAAGAGCGCCGGCACGAAGGGCACCGCAAGCAAGTACTTGGCGGAAAATCATGCTTATTTCACGGCGGGGTACAATATAGATGCTACGTCTTCCGTTGTCGTGACGCCCATGGTTCTCGTGAAAGCCGTATTGCCCGGCAAGTTCTCGAGTACCAGCAAATTTGACAACGCGAAGAACTACTCTTTCGAAGGTGGCGTTCGTGCCACAATTGACGATAAATATTGGGCTGGAGTCAACTACCGCCATCAAGAATCTTTTTCCGGCCTACTTGGCCTGAGCTTTGCAAAAGACAATGCTATGCGCGTCGGTTATGCGTTCGATTTCATTGCTTTCAACCAAGATGCCCGAGCATTCAGTTCCCATGAAATTATGCTCTCTTACCGCTTGCCTAAGCCCGGTTTAGCTACCCGGCCGGCCATCCGTACACCCCGCTATAGCTTCTAA